A section of the Pimelobacter simplex genome encodes:
- a CDS encoding GuaB3 family IMP dehydrogenase-related protein: MSDIEIGRAKRARRAYSFDDIAIVPSRRTRDPEEVSVDWQIDAYRFSLPILAAPMDSVMSPKTAVEFGRYGGLGVLNLEGLWTRFADPEPLLEEVAGLQGVEATRRLQEIYTEPIKAELIAERLREMRDAGVTVAASLSPQRTKEFAKAVTDAGVDLFVIRGTTVSAEHVSSQAEPLNLKEFIYELDVPVIVGGCATHQAALHLMRTGAAGVLVGFGGGAAHTTRTVLGVAVPMASAVADVAAARRDYLDESGGRYVHVIADGSIGTSGDLAKAIACGADAVMVGSPFARATDAPGRGFHWGAEAHHADLPRGQRVQFDQVGTIEEILFGPSRVADGTMNLVGALKRSMATTGYTELKEFQRVEVVAH; encoded by the coding sequence GTGAGCGACATCGAGATCGGCCGCGCCAAGCGGGCCCGCCGCGCGTACTCCTTCGACGACATCGCGATCGTGCCCTCCCGGCGCACGCGCGATCCCGAGGAGGTCAGCGTCGACTGGCAGATCGACGCCTACCGCTTCTCGCTGCCGATCCTGGCCGCCCCGATGGACTCGGTGATGTCGCCCAAGACGGCCGTCGAGTTCGGTCGCTACGGCGGCCTCGGCGTGCTCAACCTCGAGGGCCTCTGGACCCGCTTCGCCGACCCCGAGCCGCTGCTCGAGGAGGTCGCCGGGCTCCAGGGCGTCGAGGCGACCCGCCGGCTCCAGGAGATCTACACCGAGCCGATCAAGGCCGAGCTCATCGCCGAGCGGCTGCGCGAGATGCGCGACGCGGGCGTGACCGTCGCGGCCTCGCTCTCGCCGCAGCGGACCAAGGAGTTCGCCAAGGCCGTCACCGACGCCGGCGTCGACCTCTTCGTCATCCGCGGGACGACCGTCTCCGCCGAGCACGTCTCGAGCCAGGCCGAGCCGCTCAACCTCAAGGAGTTCATCTACGAGCTCGACGTCCCGGTCATCGTCGGCGGCTGCGCGACCCACCAGGCCGCCCTGCACCTCATGCGCACCGGCGCGGCCGGCGTCCTGGTCGGCTTCGGCGGCGGCGCGGCCCACACCACCCGCACCGTCCTCGGCGTCGCGGTCCCGATGGCCAGCGCGGTGGCTGACGTCGCCGCCGCCCGCCGCGACTACCTCGACGAGTCGGGCGGCCGCTACGTCCACGTCATCGCCGACGGCTCCATCGGCACCTCCGGCGACCTGGCCAAGGCCATCGCCTGCGGTGCCGACGCGGTGATGGTCGGCTCGCCGTTCGCGCGCGCCACCGACGCCCCCGGCCGCGGCTTCCACTGGGGCGCCGAGGCGCACCACGCGGACCTCCCGCGCGGCCAGCGCGTGCAGTTCGACCAGGTCGGCACCATCGAGGAGATCCTCTTCGGGCCCTCCCGCGTCGCCGACGGCACCATGAACCTGGTCGGCGCGCTCAAGCGCTCGATGGCCACCACCGGCTACACCGAGCTCAAGGAGTTCCAGCGCGTCGAGGTCGTCGCCCACTGA
- a CDS encoding carbon-nitrogen hydrolase family protein translates to MIVAALQAEARSGDLAHNVATAARLVRQAEARVAVLPEAFLTGYDAAAFAGDLPTVTTLQGPALDPLRAAAAATGTTVVASAALARGAGRRTLSAVVVEPDGTTSAPYDKQHLDGAEPDWFVPGDRPATLTVDGVVLGLSICRDGSVPEHAAIAAAAGASVYLASVAYFPGGARRLDVTYAARALDHGLHVVVAGLTGRCGPHTFIGGSAVYAPDSTALVRLGDGEGIARADLDPMVR, encoded by the coding sequence GTGATCGTCGCCGCGCTCCAGGCCGAGGCCCGCTCCGGCGACCTCGCCCACAACGTCGCCACCGCCGCCCGCCTGGTCCGCCAGGCCGAGGCCCGCGTCGCCGTCCTCCCCGAGGCCTTCCTCACCGGGTACGACGCCGCGGCCTTCGCCGGCGACCTCCCCACCGTGACCACCCTCCAGGGCCCGGCCCTCGACCCGCTGCGGGCGGCGGCCGCCGCGACCGGGACCACCGTCGTCGCGTCGGCGGCCCTTGCGCGCGGCGCGGGTCGTCGTACGCTCAGCGCGGTGGTGGTCGAGCCGGACGGCACCACCTCGGCGCCGTACGACAAGCAGCACCTGGACGGCGCCGAGCCCGACTGGTTCGTCCCCGGCGACCGCCCCGCCACCTTGACCGTCGATGGTGTCGTCCTCGGCCTGTCGATCTGCAGGGACGGCAGCGTCCCCGAGCACGCCGCCATCGCTGCCGCGGCCGGCGCGAGCGTCTACCTCGCCTCGGTCGCGTACTTCCCCGGCGGCGCCCGCCGCCTCGACGTCACCTACGCCGCCCGCGCGCTCGACCACGGCCTCCACGTCGTCGTCGCCGGACTGACCGGGCGGTGCGGGCCGCACACGTTCATCGGCGGCTCGGCGGTCTATGCCCCCGACAGCACGGCGCTCGTCCGGCTGGGGGACGGGGAGGGCATTGCTCGAGCAGATCTCGACCCGATGGTCAGGTAG